One genomic segment of Coffea arabica cultivar ET-39 chromosome 6e, Coffea Arabica ET-39 HiFi, whole genome shotgun sequence includes these proteins:
- the LOC113696284 gene encoding uncharacterized protein, with amino-acid sequence MEKEEKNERGASMMTTPPETEFFLQWGNRKRLRCVRIRSNTSPPYHHHHHHHLSSSSASDLSSATTASTRIRRRITSSRFLSVSSHDEKQSSFTQPPSRLTRNSAEPAVTLRSESHRRVSPEEDRSYTTRGSVQVVGNLEDNYGGKVNHLVVDGHGGAGAAGISGGDGHNNNNSINGHNNSSSRGGAAVAPVWPKLYVALSSKEKEEDFMAMKGCKLPQRPKKRAKVIQRTLLLVSPGAWLTDMSLERYEVREKKISKKRPRGLKAMGNVESDSD; translated from the exons ATGGAGAAGGAAGAGAAGAATGAGAGGGGGGCGAGTATGATGACGACGCCACCGGAAACAGAATTCTTCTTGCAGTGGGGTAACAGAAAAAGACTCCGATGTGTGAGAATCAGAAGCAACACTAGTCCCCcttaccaccaccaccaccaccaccacctttcatccTCTTCTGCTTCTGACCTCTCTTCTGCCACCACTGCTTCTACTAGAATTCGCCGCAGAATCACTTCTTCTAGATTCCTTTCTGTCTCGTCCCATGATGAAAAGCAATCATCTTTTACTCAACCGCCCTCTCGCCTCACAAG GAATTCAGCAGAGCCGGCAGTGACGCTGAGATCGGAGAGCCACCGGAGGGTGTCGCCGGAGGAGGATAGGTCTTACACGACGAGAGGATCAGTGCAAGTGGTGGggaatttggaggacaattaTGGTGGGAAGGTCAATCATCTAGTAGTGGACGGCCATGGCGGTGCTGGTGCAGCAGGAATTTCTGGTGGGGATGGCCATAACAACAATAATAGTATTAATGGTCATAACAACAGCAGCAGCAGAGGAGGAGCAGCGGTAGCTCCGGTATGGCCAAAGCTTTATGTTGCTCTGTCgagcaaagaaaaagaagaagacttTATGGCCATGAAAGGTTGTAAACTTCCTCAGAGGCCTAAGAAGAGGGCAAAAGTCATCCAAAGAACTCTACTT TTGGTGAGCCCAGGAGCCTGGTTAACGGACATGTCCTTGGAGAGGTATGAGGTCCGGGAGAAGAAGATTTCTAAGAAG AGGCCAAGAGGATTGAAGGCCATGGGCAACGTTGAAAGCGATTCAGATTGA
- the LOC113697057 gene encoding uncharacterized protein, with translation MKNVAGFVAHNMTLPLRHGSSFANFTTHHRPSQPIIVRRVVQTRIPTPQPFYSSISLSSSTPTLPRRCIVSMASSSTADSPAQNASAAVDGSGGVNVFQLVQAHQEKAARLPPVEEIKTLLHHSLRAMLSTLSLKHEGYPSGSMVDFACDAYGSPILAVSNLAVHTKDLLANPKCSLLVAKDPADRTEIVITVHGDAVPVAENDKEAIGTAYLARHPDAFWVDFGDFQFLRIEPRVIRYVSGVATAALGSGEFSPEEFRLAKVDPIYQFSKPIASHMNKDHGEDTKLIVQHSTSIPVDFAHILDVDSLGFNVKAGYQGNTLKLRIPFTRRATERKDVKTLIVEMLDAAKSQAK, from the exons atgaagaacgTGGCAGGATTTGTCGCCCACAATATGACGCTACCTCTACGACATGGCTCCTCATTTGCTAATTTCACTACCCACCACCGCCCCTCTCAACCAATAATAGTGCGGCGAGTAGTACAAACCAGAATACCCACTCCGCAACCATTTTACTCCTCCATTTCACTTTcatcttcaactccaactcTGCCGCGCCGTTGTATTGTTTCCATGGCCTCTTCTTCCACCGCTGATTCACCAGCCCAg AATGCATCAGCAGCCGTTGATGGTAGTGGCGGAGTCAATGTGTTTCAGTTAGTTCAAGCTCATCAG GAGAAGGCTGCTAGGCTGCCTCCAGTTGAAGAAATAAAGACACTTCTTCATCACAGCTTGCGTGCCATGCTTTCCACCCTCTCTCTG AAGCATGAAGGTTACCCATCAGGATCCATGGTCGACTTTGCCTGTGATGCTTACGGATCTCCAATTTTAGCAGTCAGCAACTTAGCTGTTCATACCAAG GATCTCTTGGCTAATCCCAAGTGCTCATTGCTTGTAGCAAAAGACCCTGCTGACAGGACTGAGATAGTGATAACAGTGCATGGTGATGCTGTCCCT GTTGCAGAAAATGATAAAGAAGCTATTGGTACTGCATACTTGGCAAGGCATCCGGATGCATTTTGG GTTGACTTTGGTGATTTCCAATTTCTGCGTATTGAACCCAGAGTCATACGATATGTCTCAGGTGTCGCAACAGCTGCATTGGGTTCAGGAG AATTTAGCCCGGAGGAGTTTAGATTAGCAAAAGTGGATCCCATTTATCAGTTTTCCAAGCCTATTGCG TCTCACATGAACAAGGATCATGGAGAAGATACAAAACTTATTGTGCAACACTCAACATCTATTCCG GTTGATTTTGCTCACATACTGGACGTAGACAGCCTTGGTTTCAATGTCAAG GCTGGCTATCAAGGGAACACTTTAAAGCTTCGAATCCCTTTTACTAGACGTGCTACAGAGAGGAA gGATGTAAAAACTCTCATAGTTGAAATGCTTGACGCAGCTAAGAGCCAAGCCAAGTGA
- the LOC140003707 gene encoding adenylyl-sulfate kinase 3-like isoform X2, which yields MATLGNSANIFWHECPVGQAERQKLLNQKGCVVWITGLSGSGKSTLACTLGRELHSRGHLSYVLDGDNLRHGLNKNLGFAPEDRTENIRRVGEVAKLFADAGLICIASLISPYQKDRDSCRALLPDANFIEVFMNMPLSLCEGRDPKGLYKLARAGKIKGFTGIDDPYEAPLNCEIELRQINGVCPAPSEMAGKVVSYLDSKGFLQA from the exons ATGGCTACATTGGGCAATTCAGCAAATATCTTCTGGCATGAGTGTCCAGTTGGGCAGGCAGAAAGGCAAAAGCTACTGAATCAGAAGGGATGTGTTGTATGGATAACAGGGCTCAGTGGATCAG GTAAAAGCACACTTGCATGCACTCTTGGCAGAGAACTGCATTCTAGGGGACATCTGTCCTATGTTCTTGATGGGGACAATCTTCGGCATGGTTTAAACAAGAACCTTGGTTTTGCACCTGAAGATCGGACAGAAAATATACGTCGGGTTG GGGAAGTAGCCAAGCTGTTTGCAGATGCTGGATTAATTTGCATTGCTAGTCTGATATCTCCTTATCAAAAGGACCGTGATTCTTGCCGTGCATTATTGCCAGATGCAAACTTTATCGAG gtttttatGAATATGCCTCTATCATTATGTGAAGGAAGAGACCCCAAAGGCCTCTACAAGCTAGCACGAGCTGGAAAGATCAAAG GTTTCACTGGGATTGATGATCCTTACGAGGCTCCTTTAAATTGTGAG attGAGCTACGGCAGATTAATGGAGTTTGCCCTGCTCCGTCTGAGATGGCCGGGAAAGTAGTATCCTACTTGGACAGTAAAGGATTTCTACAAGCTTAG
- the LOC140003707 gene encoding adenylyl-sulfate kinase 3-like isoform X1, whose product MKCLCNSLKIFYPCFLLLFPSPLLLFFIGYFQLLFYLYINSYPACFLLYSFGFKTYNTSPFFCLRTGILQPLSYIAGKKACCILMATLGNSANIFWHECPVGQAERQKLLNQKGCVVWITGLSGSGKSTLACTLGRELHSRGHLSYVLDGDNLRHGLNKNLGFAPEDRTENIRRVGEVAKLFADAGLICIASLISPYQKDRDSCRALLPDANFIEVFMNMPLSLCEGRDPKGLYKLARAGKIKGFTGIDDPYEAPLNCEIELRQINGVCPAPSEMAGKVVSYLDSKGFLQA is encoded by the exons ATGAAGTGTCTATGTAATTCCTTAAAAATTTTCTATCCCTGCTTTCTCCTCCTTTTTCCATctcctctccttctttttttcattGGGTACTTTCAGTTATTGTTCTACTTGTACATCAATTCATATCCCGCCTGCtttcttctatattcatttggtTTTAAAACATATAATACATCACCTTTCTTTTGTCTCCGAACAGGGATTTTGCAACCCTTGTCCTACATCGCAG GAAAGAAAGCTTGCTGCATCCTCATGGCTACATTGGGCAATTCAGCAAATATCTTCTGGCATGAGTGTCCAGTTGGGCAGGCAGAAAGGCAAAAGCTACTGAATCAGAAGGGATGTGTTGTATGGATAACAGGGCTCAGTGGATCAG GTAAAAGCACACTTGCATGCACTCTTGGCAGAGAACTGCATTCTAGGGGACATCTGTCCTATGTTCTTGATGGGGACAATCTTCGGCATGGTTTAAACAAGAACCTTGGTTTTGCACCTGAAGATCGGACAGAAAATATACGTCGGGTTG GGGAAGTAGCCAAGCTGTTTGCAGATGCTGGATTAATTTGCATTGCTAGTCTGATATCTCCTTATCAAAAGGACCGTGATTCTTGCCGTGCATTATTGCCAGATGCAAACTTTATCGAG gtttttatGAATATGCCTCTATCATTATGTGAAGGAAGAGACCCCAAAGGCCTCTACAAGCTAGCACGAGCTGGAAAGATCAAAG GTTTCACTGGGATTGATGATCCTTACGAGGCTCCTTTAAATTGTGAG attGAGCTACGGCAGATTAATGGAGTTTGCCCTGCTCCGTCTGAGATGGCCGGGAAAGTAGTATCCTACTTGGACAGTAAAGGATTTCTACAAGCTTAG